One segment of Gasterosteus aculeatus chromosome 3, fGasAcu3.hap1.1, whole genome shotgun sequence DNA contains the following:
- the neurod6b gene encoding neurogenic differentiation factor 6-B, with the protein MLTLPFEEPHLMCEQRFGANYPREGLPESLEKERKNDADSSNSDMREAEDDISDREEDERDGDQDDDGLPKKRGPRKKRPGKSETDRSKVRRHEANARERSRMHGLNDALESLRKVVPCYSKTQKLSKIETLRLAKNYIWALSETLSAGKRPDLLAFVQTLCKGLSQPTTNLVAGCLQLNARNFLTDHNGEVMFSGRAPYDAMYSYPGSDVNTPPGHSAGSLDSGAKPFRHYSYSGAYEPYYENPSPEGGSPHFDGQMSPPMNFNGIFSLKHDEPPEYGKGGHYGMRYCGAPGRAALAHNSMYRVSPEGRFPYDLHVRGQSFQAQGEVNGSFHN; encoded by the coding sequence ATGTTGACGCTGCCATTCGAGGAACCTCATTTGATGTGTGAGCAGCGGTTTGGTGCCAATTATCCCCGGGAAGGCTTACCGGAGAGTCTGGAGAAGGAGCGAAAAAACGACGCGGACAGTTCCAACTCAGACATGCGGGAGGCCGAGGACGACATCTCCGACAGGGAGGAGGACGAAAGGGACGGCGACCAGGACGACGACGGGCTTCCGAAAAAGCGGGGCCCGCGGAAAAAGAGGCCCGGTAAGTCGGAGACGGACAGGTCCAAAGTGCGGCGCCACGAGGCGAACGCCCGGGAGCGCAGCCGGATGCACGGCTTGAACGACGCGCTGGAGAGCCTGCGCAAAGTCGTGCCGTGCTACTCAAAAACTCAAAAACTGTCCAAGATCGAGACCCTCAGACTGGCTAAAAATTACATCTGGGCCCTGTCAGAGACCCTGAGCGCCGGGAAGAGACCGGACCTCCTCGCCTTCGTGCAGACTTTGTGCAAAGGATTATCCCAGCCCACCACCAACTTGGTGGCGGGTTGTTTGCAGCTGAACGCGAGGAATTTCCTCACAGACCACAACGGGGAGGTCATGTTCTCTGGCCGGGCGCCCTACGACGCCATGTACTCGTACCCCGGCTCGGACGTGAACACGCCCCCCGGCCACAGCGCGGGCAGCTTGGACAGCGGCGCCAAGCCCTTCAGACACTACAGCTACAGCGGCGCGTACGAGCCCTACTACGAGAACCCGTCCCCGGAGGGCGGCAGTCCGCATTTCGACGGCCAGATGAGCCCACCGATGAACTTtaacgggattttctccctgaAACACGACGAGCCGCCGGAGTACGGCAAAGGCGGCCACTATGGCATGCGCTACTGCGGCGCGCCGGGGCGCGCGGCTCTTGCGCACAACTCCATGTACCGAGTCTCCCCGGAGGGCCGTTTCCCGTACGACCTGCACGTCCGCGGCCAGTCGTTCCAAGCACAGGGGGAAGTCAATGGCTCCTTCCACAACTAA
- the LOC120816097 gene encoding chemokine XC receptor 1-like: MGTADSTFDTSTENDSGYDYESSSYDYESSSYRYDSFSYDNDSSGGDQMCDKTSVIKFGATFTVVLFSVVVILSLFGNVMVIVVLAKYENLKALTNAFILNLAVSDLFFTAALPFWAYNHVHEWTLGEHACKMATFVFYVGFYSSGIFLILMTAHRYVAVMSPLSNVVSTTGSVSVAACVITWAVSTLGAGSSFVATKVDQERCVLASSYWKLWVIYQQNVLFLLSSVVFIFCYSQIMCRLLRPTAQRRKNKTLKLIFALTVVFFVGWAPYNAVIFLQSLNMGSQEEVDSSVLVEMCEASRRLDYAFYVSRLLAFSHCCLNPVFYVFVGVKFKSHLKKMLKGWGRRNSGFRNRQSRLTITSLTSGEEVAM; this comes from the coding sequence ATGGGAACAGCTGACTCCACCTTTGACACAAGCACAGAAAATGACTCTGGCTACGACTACGAGTCCTCCAGCTACGACTACGAGTCCTCCAGCTACCGCTACGACTCCTTCAGTTACGACAACGACTCTTCCGGCGGTGATCAAATGTGCGACAAAACCAGCGTCATAAAATTCGGGGCGACGTTCACCGTGGTGCTCTTCTCCGTCGTGGTCATCCTCAGTCTGTTCGGAAACGTCATGGTCATCGTGGTTCTGGCCAAGTACGAGAATCTCAAAGCCCTCACCAACGCCTTCATCCTGAACCTGGCCGTGTCGGACCTCTTCTTCACCGCCGCTCTGCCCTTCTGGGCCTACAACCACGTGCACGAGTGGACTTTGGGGGAGCACGCGTGCAAAATGGCCACCTTTGTCTTCTACGTTGGCTTCTACAGCAGCGGCATCTTCCTCATCCTGATGACGGCTCACCGCTACGTAGCCGTCATGAGCCCTCTGTCCAACGTGGTGTCCACCACAGGCTCCGTCAGCGTCGCGGCGTGCGTGATCACGTGGGCCGTGAGCACGTTGGGGGCCGGCTCGTCCTTCGTCGCCACCAAAGTGGACCAGGAGCGTTGCGTCTTGGCGAGCTCTTACTGGAAGTTGTGGGTGATCTACCAGCAAAACGTCCTCTTCCTATTGAGTTCAGTGGTGTTCATTTTCTGCTACTCTCAAATCATGTGCAGGCTGCTGCGTCCCACTGCACAGAGAAGGAAGAACAAAACGTTGAAACTCATTTTCGCGCTCACGGTAGTTTTCTTCGTGGGCTGGGCACCTTACAACGCGGTGATATTTCTGCAGTCGTTGAACATGGGGTCCCAAGAAGAGGTCGATTCAAGCGTTTTGGTCGAAATGTGTGAGGCGTCACGGCGACTCGATTACGCCTTTTACGTCAGCCGACTTCTCGCCTTTTCCCACTGCTGCCTGAACCCTGTGTTTTACGTGTTTGTGGGGGTCAAATTCAAAAGCCACCTGAAGAAAATGCTGAAAGGATGGGGTCGCAGGAACAGCGGCTTCCGCAATAGGCAAAGCCGGCTCACGATCACATCGCTAACAAGTGGCGAAGAGGTGGCGATGTAG